The Fimbriimonas ginsengisoli Gsoil 348 genome window below encodes:
- a CDS encoding alpha/beta fold hydrolase, translating into MATLVRPPDPHPWLNVVEYPFLTHAHDTGEGWMSYVDEGRGRPIVFVHGAPTWSFCWRKLIRSLRGEYRCIAPDHLGFGLSDKSENIDYSPPAHYRRLEGLLDKLDVRDVTLVVHDYGGPIGLNWAMEHPGRVREIVIFNTWMWSLKEDKVARQLSRMFGSSINRFYYRVLPASPGFFLPVLFADRYRVPRFTRQQYLMPFIRQRERLGAYTAAEDLLRFSPWYQSLWERVDELRRFPSLLLWGMEDISLNEESLDRWREALPEARVGRLQRAARYAMDDMPVRTLEEFRFFLS; encoded by the coding sequence ATGGCCACGCTCGTGCGGCCCCCGGATCCCCACCCTTGGTTGAACGTGGTGGAATACCCGTTCCTCACCCACGCTCACGACACCGGCGAAGGGTGGATGAGCTACGTAGACGAAGGTCGCGGACGTCCTATCGTTTTTGTGCACGGCGCTCCCACGTGGTCTTTTTGTTGGCGCAAGCTGATCCGCAGCCTTCGCGGCGAGTACCGCTGCATTGCGCCCGACCATCTCGGCTTCGGTCTCTCCGACAAGTCGGAAAACATCGACTACTCCCCGCCCGCGCACTACCGGCGATTGGAGGGGCTGCTCGATAAACTTGATGTGAGAGACGTCACCTTGGTCGTCCACGACTATGGAGGGCCGATCGGCCTTAACTGGGCGATGGAGCACCCGGGGCGAGTCCGCGAGATCGTCATTTTCAACACCTGGATGTGGTCGCTCAAGGAGGACAAGGTCGCCCGCCAGTTGTCCCGGATGTTCGGGAGCAGCATCAATCGTTTCTACTACCGGGTCCTCCCCGCGTCGCCCGGCTTCTTTCTGCCGGTGCTCTTTGCCGACCGGTACCGGGTTCCGCGTTTCACGCGGCAGCAATATCTCATGCCGTTCATCCGCCAACGCGAGCGCTTGGGAGCCTATACCGCCGCCGAGGATCTACTCCGGTTTTCGCCGTGGTACCAGTCGCTCTGGGAGCGAGTCGATGAGCTTCGCCGATTTCCATCACTACTCCTTTGGGGGATGGAAGATATTTCGCTAAACGAGGAGTCGCTCGACCGTTGGCGCGAGGCTCTCCCGGAGGCTCGAGTGGGCCGTCTACAGCGAGCCGCAAGGTACGCGATGGACGACATGCCGGTTCGGACTCTCGAAGAGTTTCGATTCTTCCTTAGTTAG
- the lipB gene encoding lipoyl(octanoyl) transferase LipB translates to MEVLELGRMAYQPCVELQRSILEEVVERERASTLILVEHDPVLTLGANFHEENLLLPIGEYERKGIEVVRTDRGGDVTFHGPGQLVAYPIFDLQPLGKDLHRWLRELEETVITALATWELEGTRNPINTGVWIGNRKICAMGIKVRRWVSMHGLALNCDADLSPFNLVVPCGIRGAYGVTSISRECGRTVPVDEAKPVLIEAFRSRYG, encoded by the coding sequence GTGGAAGTTCTCGAACTTGGACGTATGGCGTATCAGCCGTGCGTGGAGTTGCAGAGGTCGATCTTGGAGGAGGTCGTCGAGCGAGAACGCGCTTCGACGCTGATCTTAGTCGAACACGATCCAGTGCTTACGCTTGGGGCGAATTTTCATGAGGAAAACCTTCTTTTGCCGATTGGCGAATACGAGCGGAAAGGGATCGAGGTCGTCAGAACCGATCGAGGCGGGGACGTCACTTTTCACGGGCCGGGTCAGCTTGTCGCCTACCCGATATTCGATCTGCAGCCGCTCGGGAAAGACCTCCACCGGTGGCTTCGGGAGCTGGAGGAGACGGTAATTACGGCCTTAGCGACCTGGGAGCTCGAAGGAACCCGGAACCCGATCAATACGGGAGTCTGGATCGGCAATCGGAAGATCTGCGCGATGGGGATCAAGGTGCGTCGCTGGGTGTCGATGCATGGGCTCGCGCTGAATTGCGACGCCGACCTTTCCCCGTTTAATCTCGTGGTGCCATGCGGCATCCGCGGGGCGTACGGCGTAACCTCGATTTCGAGGGAATGTGGTCGAACCGTGCCCGTCGACGAGGCCAAGCCGGTGTTGATCGAGGCTTTTCGGTCGAGGTACGGATAG
- a CDS encoding adenylate/guanylate cyclase domain-containing protein, with amino-acid sequence MPSETIDQVPPESAGALIAHLRKNPGDASRDPSELARELGIDAEFVRHVLRAAKMPEEDHDEAFQIRISLRPFLTWLRRVLNRFDRLVGRPIRFIYVTLGLSFLLCVGLAAFAEATGFSASGQGFQVSLGSATLVILATGALHMACYFRQSNSRYVLYGSIGVWLALAAASSVGAWRAATGDDPSLRWVQVAIALSGVTMFTLVYVGLGSFASVFGGWLKFKKLDLREERMSRQDLLERYFELQARLRDGGIAAYRVSRWELSPFVVAFRRRPYLWAFVGGVQMALTLVLITGPENFRPGETQPQKHLFVFLAMSVIDALMWLSYVVVGFLARDLRRATIGSLLYSLGTVIPTLLPVGPYGLSFYSDAGSVIGAVRNALLMVIVSSVAALGAEVRRRAGRELSLQQNDPAVLAAEMLRIHWRLSDGATYVCVMVVDAARSSEMKAEADPLAVEYSFREYQEWIERHSEAHGGRVHSTAGDGAVVSFENSGDAFATARRLQSDVARFNRENSRLRLPFRLRIGLHRGHVAGEIEEVEFTEVIDIAAHVQSVAPVSGIALSDSVVAELPGEEVVPLAREVDGHLVYLALNPVED; translated from the coding sequence ATGCCTTCCGAGACAATAGACCAAGTTCCTCCGGAGTCGGCTGGCGCACTGATCGCCCACCTTCGAAAGAACCCCGGCGACGCCAGTCGCGATCCCTCGGAACTTGCCCGCGAGCTTGGCATCGACGCCGAGTTTGTACGCCACGTCCTCCGAGCCGCGAAGATGCCCGAGGAAGACCACGACGAAGCGTTTCAGATCCGTATTTCGCTCCGCCCGTTTCTGACTTGGCTCCGCCGGGTCTTGAACCGATTCGACCGATTGGTGGGCCGACCGATAAGGTTCATCTACGTCACACTCGGGCTGTCCTTCCTCCTGTGCGTCGGGCTTGCCGCGTTTGCCGAGGCAACCGGCTTCAGCGCATCGGGCCAAGGCTTTCAAGTTTCCCTCGGCTCCGCAACTTTGGTCATCCTGGCCACCGGCGCCTTGCACATGGCGTGCTATTTCCGGCAATCCAACAGTCGGTACGTCCTGTATGGCTCCATCGGCGTCTGGCTGGCGCTCGCCGCCGCTTCATCGGTCGGGGCATGGCGCGCCGCGACCGGAGACGACCCTTCCCTCCGATGGGTTCAAGTTGCGATTGCCCTTAGCGGCGTGACGATGTTCACTCTGGTCTATGTCGGGTTGGGCTCGTTCGCGTCGGTCTTCGGCGGCTGGTTGAAGTTCAAGAAGCTTGATTTGCGCGAGGAGCGAATGTCGCGGCAGGACCTCTTGGAGCGATATTTCGAGCTCCAGGCCAGGCTCCGGGACGGCGGAATCGCGGCCTACCGCGTGTCTCGGTGGGAACTTTCCCCCTTCGTCGTGGCTTTTCGGCGCCGGCCCTACCTTTGGGCGTTCGTGGGGGGAGTCCAGATGGCGCTCACCTTGGTGCTCATCACCGGGCCCGAAAACTTTCGCCCGGGTGAGACGCAGCCGCAGAAGCATCTATTCGTTTTTCTGGCGATGTCGGTGATCGACGCGCTGATGTGGCTGTCCTATGTCGTTGTCGGTTTTCTTGCCCGCGATCTTCGGCGGGCTACGATTGGATCGCTTCTCTATTCGCTAGGGACGGTGATCCCGACTCTGCTACCGGTAGGCCCTTACGGTCTTTCGTTTTACTCCGACGCCGGCAGTGTCATCGGCGCGGTGCGTAACGCGCTCCTCATGGTGATCGTGTCGTCCGTGGCCGCCCTTGGCGCCGAAGTTCGTCGACGCGCAGGTCGAGAGCTGAGTCTTCAACAAAACGACCCGGCGGTGTTGGCGGCGGAGATGCTCCGGATTCATTGGCGGCTCTCAGATGGCGCCACCTACGTGTGCGTGATGGTCGTGGACGCCGCCCGCAGCAGCGAGATGAAGGCCGAGGCGGACCCGCTCGCAGTCGAGTATTCGTTCCGGGAGTATCAGGAATGGATCGAGCGGCATAGCGAAGCTCACGGGGGCCGCGTGCACTCGACTGCGGGCGATGGAGCCGTCGTCTCGTTCGAAAACAGTGGCGACGCTTTCGCGACGGCCCGAAGGCTGCAGTCGGACGTTGCCCGCTTCAACCGCGAAAACAGCCGCCTCCGCCTCCCGTTCCGGTTGCGCATCGGTCTTCACCGAGGGCATGTAGCGGGGGAAATCGAGGAGGTTGAATTCACCGAAGTTATCGATATCGCGGCCCATGTCCAGTCGGTGGCTCCGGTATCGGGAATCGCGCTCAGCGACAGCGTGGTGGCCGAGCTGCCTGGCGAAGAAGTAGTTCCACTGGCGCGCGAGGTCGATGGTCACCTCGTCTATCTGGCGCTCAATCCGGTGGAGGATTAG
- a CDS encoding GNAT family N-acetyltransferase, whose product MPADVAARIQDYLRTAAANGRDIVQIGPFLASFSPDNDNPFVNYAIPQEGAIPTASEVDELIRVCRERGRKPRLEYIPDLAPGVESVLLSHGFEAEMRTPLMICSLGEAQRMPLPEGIELFLPNTDDELIGLAAAQMEAFGVGRAPDTQEVERARKSIGRGAIMVAARDVSTDEIVGGGVCTAPSGGISEIAGIGVRANFRRRGIAGAITERMTQEAFDAGVSLAFLMAGHDDGARVYARAGYQAVGEVLHISVP is encoded by the coding sequence ATGCCCGCCGACGTAGCTGCTCGAATCCAGGATTACCTTCGCACCGCCGCCGCAAATGGGCGTGATATCGTCCAGATCGGGCCGTTCCTAGCCTCCTTCAGCCCTGACAACGACAACCCATTCGTCAACTACGCCATTCCTCAAGAAGGGGCCATCCCTACGGCCTCTGAAGTAGACGAGTTGATCCGGGTCTGTCGAGAACGGGGACGCAAGCCGCGGCTCGAGTACATTCCCGACCTGGCGCCGGGCGTGGAATCGGTCCTGCTCTCGCACGGTTTTGAGGCTGAGATGCGAACGCCGCTGATGATCTGCTCCTTGGGAGAAGCTCAACGGATGCCGCTGCCGGAGGGGATCGAACTGTTTTTACCGAACACCGACGATGAGCTCATCGGCTTGGCCGCGGCACAAATGGAGGCCTTCGGCGTGGGCCGCGCCCCGGATACCCAAGAAGTGGAGCGCGCGAGGAAGAGCATCGGGAGGGGAGCGATCATGGTCGCCGCCCGCGACGTATCGACGGATGAGATCGTCGGGGGCGGCGTCTGCACCGCTCCCAGCGGCGGAATCTCGGAAATCGCCGGCATCGGGGTGCGGGCAAACTTCCGCCGGCGAGGAATCGCCGGCGCAATTACCGAGCGGATGACGCAGGAAGCATTCGACGCCGGCGTAAGTCTGGCCTTCCTCATGGCCGGACACGACGACGGGGCTCGCGTCTACGCTCGCGCCGGCTACCAAGCGGTAGGCGAAGTCCTCCATATCTCCGTTCCCTAA
- a CDS encoding CPBP family intramembrane glutamic endopeptidase → MSDLSPVEQSEAEPTRAVRSRWGVEVAVILCVGVFPPLLSALVSHPTEETMPSAQHQWLALLVRSFQVLAPTMYVIWRSREGWSAFGWRRWRLSDDLILGFVLALVGLWCARLGVMVGRSLLGADAAYNPVIQNEFRQAFHVDGWTSALMVAALVANSFAEEVVVRAFLILRFTQLLRSPVKAVLLSSLLFASYHVYQGLAPACGVFAMGLLLGTVYAFQGRVAPLIVAHTLYNLAQSWKF, encoded by the coding sequence ATGAGCGACCTTTCTCCCGTCGAACAAAGTGAAGCGGAGCCCACCCGGGCAGTTCGGTCCCGGTGGGGGGTCGAGGTTGCGGTCATTCTTTGCGTCGGCGTCTTTCCGCCGCTCCTTTCCGCTCTCGTTTCTCACCCGACCGAGGAGACGATGCCAAGTGCGCAGCATCAGTGGCTAGCCCTGCTGGTCCGATCGTTTCAGGTCCTCGCCCCCACGATGTACGTCATCTGGCGCTCTCGAGAAGGTTGGTCCGCTTTTGGCTGGCGGCGCTGGAGACTTAGCGACGATCTTATCCTCGGTTTCGTTCTCGCGTTGGTCGGTCTCTGGTGCGCGAGGCTTGGCGTCATGGTCGGACGCTCATTGCTCGGCGCGGACGCCGCATACAACCCGGTTATCCAAAATGAATTCCGGCAAGCGTTTCATGTGGATGGCTGGACGTCTGCATTGATGGTCGCCGCTCTCGTCGCGAACTCGTTCGCCGAAGAAGTGGTGGTTCGCGCCTTCCTCATCCTGAGATTCACGCAACTCCTTCGGTCGCCCGTCAAAGCGGTCCTGCTGTCGAGCCTGTTGTTTGCCTCTTACCACGTGTACCAGGGGTTGGCTCCCGCCTGCGGAGTCTTCGCCATGGGCTTGCTTCTCGGGACCGTTTACGCCTTCCAGGGCCGGGTGGCGCCCCTGATCGTGGCTCACACCCTCTACAACCTCGCTCAGTCGTGGAAGTTTTAG
- a CDS encoding trans-sulfuration enzyme family protein has translation MRFATRALRVGQDPDPKFRAVIPPLYQSATFAWEDLDHIPEIDYTRCSNPNRKILEQVIASLENGKHCVLYASGMASIGAAFALLKQGDHLLMANDIYGGTFRLAEQWLPRQGISTSYFCAHDPGSLADAVTPETKMVIFETPTNPNLRVSDIAALTKEAKKLGLIVVFDNTFASPALQNPLDLGVDIVVHSTTKYISGHSDVIGGAAVTNDDKLFEGLFEWNKAFGAVPSPFDCWLSLRGVKTLGCRMAAHCRNAQAVAEFLAGHPKVARVHYPGLIEHPDHQVAKRQMVGGFGGMLALELHSVEAARKVAEGTKVFLLAESLGGVESLIAYPPLMSHATMTEAQRLDRNIPPTMLRLSVGVEDAQDLIEDLEAALARV, from the coding sequence ATGCGTTTCGCCACCAGGGCTCTCCGTGTCGGTCAGGATCCGGATCCTAAGTTCCGGGCAGTCATCCCGCCACTCTATCAATCCGCCACCTTCGCGTGGGAGGACCTGGACCACATTCCCGAGATCGACTACACCCGGTGCTCTAACCCTAACCGGAAGATCCTTGAGCAGGTGATCGCCTCTCTGGAGAACGGAAAGCACTGCGTTCTGTACGCCAGCGGAATGGCCTCGATCGGAGCGGCGTTTGCCCTGCTCAAGCAGGGTGACCATCTCCTGATGGCGAACGACATTTACGGTGGAACTTTCCGCCTCGCCGAACAGTGGCTTCCAAGACAGGGGATCTCCACCTCCTACTTCTGCGCCCACGATCCGGGCTCCCTGGCCGACGCGGTCACGCCGGAGACCAAGATGGTGATCTTCGAGACGCCGACGAATCCGAACCTTCGGGTTTCCGATATCGCCGCCCTGACGAAGGAGGCGAAGAAACTAGGGTTGATCGTCGTGTTCGACAACACGTTCGCTTCGCCCGCACTGCAGAACCCGCTCGATCTCGGCGTAGACATCGTCGTCCACTCGACGACCAAGTACATCTCGGGCCACTCGGACGTTATCGGCGGAGCCGCGGTGACGAACGACGACAAGCTGTTCGAAGGCCTCTTCGAGTGGAACAAGGCGTTTGGCGCGGTTCCCTCACCCTTCGATTGCTGGCTCTCGCTAAGGGGCGTCAAAACACTCGGTTGTCGCATGGCCGCCCATTGTCGCAACGCCCAGGCGGTTGCGGAATTTTTGGCGGGCCACCCTAAGGTGGCCCGGGTGCATTATCCGGGTCTCATCGAGCATCCCGATCACCAGGTCGCCAAACGCCAGATGGTCGGCGGCTTCGGAGGAATGCTCGCGCTCGAGCTTCACTCGGTCGAAGCCGCGAGGAAGGTCGCGGAGGGCACGAAGGTCTTCCTGCTCGCCGAATCTCTCGGAGGCGTCGAAAGCCTCATCGCTTATCCGCCGCTCATGTCCCACGCCACGATGACGGAAGCTCAACGGCTCGATCGAAACATTCCGCCGACGATGCTTCGCCTTAGCGTGGGCGTCGAAGACGCGCAGGACCTTATCGAAGATCTCGAAGCCGCGCTTGCCCGAGTCTAA
- the ndk gene encoding nucleoside-diphosphate kinase produces METTLVLIKPGGVQRNLIGTIAQRIEQRGLTLSGLKLIKAERATAEEHYAEHRERPFFGSVVDYLTSGPIVAMAVTGENATKAIRTMMGATNPVDAAPGTIRGDFALSIEDNLTHSSSDPEAAARELSLWFPEGTL; encoded by the coding sequence ATCGAAACCACCCTCGTCCTCATTAAGCCGGGCGGCGTGCAACGCAATCTTATCGGAACCATCGCGCAGCGAATCGAACAGCGTGGGTTAACTCTCAGCGGCCTCAAGCTGATCAAGGCGGAGCGGGCGACGGCGGAGGAGCATTATGCCGAGCATCGCGAGCGGCCGTTCTTCGGCAGCGTCGTCGATTACCTAACCAGCGGCCCGATCGTGGCAATGGCGGTTACCGGCGAAAACGCCACCAAGGCGATCCGGACGATGATGGGCGCGACCAACCCGGTCGACGCGGCTCCCGGAACCATTCGAGGCGACTTCGCCCTGAGCATCGAAGACAACCTGACCCACTCTTCGAGCGATCCCGAGGCCGCCGCCCGCGAACTGTCCCTCTGGTTCCCCGAAGGCACCCTCTAA